From Candidatus Methylopumilus planktonicus, a single genomic window includes:
- the rnr gene encoding ribonuclease R, protein MSKKNKSIRQDDPQKEREAMFYEKPLPSRELILKIMADQGVPLSISKLNELLEIADDESEAFNKRIRAMERQGQIMRNRKDDFCISEKLNLIPGRIQGHADGFGFLIPDQGGDDIFLSSREMMQVLHNDRVMVQTIGQDRKGRPEGKVIEILERKNETLVGRVVQGQGVTIVAAEDKRINQDFLIPYHLDMGAKPGQIVVIEITAQPSFKSRPMGKVVQILGNYADSGMEIEIALRKHQLPYNFSEETVRIAESFSKKVLEKDFKGRIDLRDLPLITIDGETARDFDDAVYAESINKNWRLIVAIADVSFYVQPDNTLDKEAFDRGNSVYFPRRVIPMLPEALSNGLCSLNPHVDRLCMVCDMIIDDHGKVISYKFYPSVMESKARMTYTDVSTLLKETSPELTEKYKSIIPHIKNLESVYRILTKQRHIRGAIEFDSSETIMIFNDQGKIDRIEPVIRNEAHRLIEECMLAANVCAANFLIEHEHPALYRTHEGPTEERLENLQIFLAEFGFMLTGGSKPSIKDYAALIEKIKGRPDEHLLQTVLLRSMQQAVYSPDNNGHFGLAYEAYAHFTSPIRRYPDLLIHRAIKATLQKKTMPASNWHAFGQHCSMTERRADDATRDVSSWLKCYYMQDKIGEIYEGTVAGVTSFGLFVSIDGIYIEGLLHVTELGNDYFTYDKARHAMVGERSHVVYRLGDRLKVKLVRVDLELSKIDFSLESHQEVQKSPLKDRKPKNFFKEKAAHKKKVHSAKHKSGSKLSGQPRSKKKTRAK, encoded by the coding sequence ATGAGTAAAAAAAATAAATCTATAAGACAAGATGATCCTCAAAAAGAACGTGAGGCTATGTTTTATGAAAAACCTCTCCCTAGTCGAGAATTAATATTAAAGATCATGGCTGATCAGGGCGTTCCTCTTTCAATTTCAAAGCTGAATGAATTACTTGAAATTGCTGATGACGAATCCGAAGCATTTAATAAGCGTATTAGAGCCATGGAAAGACAAGGCCAGATTATGCGAAATCGAAAAGACGATTTTTGTATTTCTGAAAAGTTAAATCTTATTCCAGGACGCATACAAGGCCATGCAGATGGATTTGGCTTCCTTATTCCAGACCAAGGAGGCGATGATATTTTCTTGTCTTCTAGAGAAATGATGCAAGTCCTTCATAACGATCGCGTGATGGTTCAAACCATAGGACAAGATAGAAAAGGTCGTCCTGAAGGTAAAGTGATTGAGATTCTTGAAAGAAAGAATGAAACTTTAGTGGGGAGGGTGGTTCAAGGGCAGGGCGTTACGATCGTTGCAGCTGAAGATAAGAGAATTAATCAAGACTTTCTCATTCCTTATCATCTTGATATGGGAGCCAAACCTGGGCAAATTGTTGTCATTGAAATTACTGCTCAACCTTCATTCAAATCTAGGCCTATGGGCAAGGTAGTTCAAATTCTTGGTAATTATGCAGATAGCGGTATGGAAATTGAGATTGCCTTAAGAAAACATCAACTTCCTTACAATTTTTCAGAAGAGACAGTTCGCATTGCGGAATCTTTTTCTAAAAAAGTATTAGAAAAAGATTTTAAGGGAAGAATCGATTTGCGTGATTTACCTCTTATTACTATTGATGGAGAAACTGCAAGAGATTTTGATGATGCAGTCTATGCGGAAAGTATCAATAAAAATTGGCGTTTAATTGTTGCTATTGCTGATGTAAGTTTTTATGTGCAACCCGATAATACTTTAGACAAAGAAGCTTTTGATAGAGGCAATTCAGTTTATTTTCCAAGAAGAGTCATTCCAATGTTGCCTGAAGCTTTATCAAATGGCCTATGCTCACTTAATCCGCATGTCGATCGATTATGTATGGTTTGTGACATGATCATTGATGACCATGGAAAAGTTATTTCTTATAAATTTTATCCGTCGGTTATGGAGTCAAAAGCTCGTATGACTTATACGGATGTAAGTACATTACTGAAAGAGACATCACCTGAGCTGACAGAAAAATATAAATCTATTATTCCACACATTAAAAATCTTGAGTCGGTGTATAGAATACTTACCAAGCAAAGGCATATAAGAGGTGCCATTGAATTTGACTCCTCTGAAACCATTATGATTTTTAATGATCAAGGAAAAATTGATCGTATTGAGCCTGTGATTCGAAATGAAGCACATCGTCTTATTGAGGAGTGCATGTTAGCTGCAAATGTATGTGCAGCTAATTTCTTAATTGAACATGAACATCCAGCGCTTTATAGAACTCACGAAGGCCCAACCGAAGAGCGCTTAGAAAATTTACAAATATTTTTGGCTGAATTTGGATTTATGTTAACTGGTGGTAGTAAGCCATCAATTAAAGATTATGCTGCGTTAATTGAAAAAATTAAAGGCCGGCCAGACGAACATTTATTACAAACAGTTTTATTAAGGTCGATGCAACAGGCTGTATATAGCCCAGATAATAATGGCCACTTTGGTTTAGCTTATGAAGCCTATGCACATTTTACTTCTCCGATACGTCGATATCCTGACCTTTTAATTCATCGTGCCATTAAAGCTACTTTACAAAAAAAGACAATGCCTGCTTCAAATTGGCATGCTTTTGGCCAACATTGTTCAATGACAGAAAGAAGAGCTGATGATGCTACGCGTGATGTTTCATCATGGCTTAAGTGTTATTACATGCAAGATAAAATTGGAGAGATATACGAAGGCACTGTTGCAGGTGTAACAAGTTTTGGTTTATTTGTGTCGATTGATGGCATTTATATTGAAGGTTTGTTGCATGTCACAGAATTAGGTAACGATTATTTTACTTATGACAAAGCAAGGCATGCCATGGTCGGAGAAAGATCTCATGTCGTTTATCGGTTGGGAGATCGATTAAAAGTAAAATTAGTTCGCGTCGATTTGGAACTTAGCAAAATTGACTTTAGCCTTGAAAGTCATCAAGAAGTTCAAAAGTCCCCATTAAAAGATAGAAAACCAAAAAATTTCTTTAAAGAGAAAGCCGCGCATAAAAAGAAAGTTCATTCTGCCAAGCATAAAAGTGGGTCAAAGTTATCTGGACAACCGAGAAGTAAAAAGAAGACAAGAGCAAAATAA